CGATCACCTGGCGTGGAGAAAGGGAAAGAACGAAAACGAAACGTAAGTGAAGGTGAGGGACAGCGGGAAGCTGAAGCAGCtctgttaataataaatgattagcAGGTCATTTTTCACGTACTATTACATCACAATTATGATGATTACATTATCATTAGGTAATAATTACTAAAGCGCCACCGTAGAAACCGACACCACAACTCAAACATGACTCGTCACTACATCGTTACTGCAGACTAGCCACTGATAATATTAGCTAGGTTagttatcctgaggtaaatgatggttatcctgaggtaaatgatagttatcctgaggtaaatgttttTTATCCTGAGGCAAATGATagttatcctgaggtaaatgatagttatcctgaggtaaatgttggttatcctgaggtaaatggtagttatcctgaggtaaatgatagttatcctgaggtaaatgttagttatcctgaggtaaatgatagttatcctgaggtaaatgatagttatcctgaggtaaatAAACACTATGTTCAGTTTAGTTACTTTAGAAAGCAAAAGAATGGTCACACATTATGTGATGATGTCGCAGAACGTTCTGAATGAAGGGATTTAACCGATTAAAGTTCCCTGTGGGCGGGAAAGCAGCTTTAAAGTCAGAAGAGGGCAAATCTGAAATTGTATGTATTTGAGAAAGAAATCTCTAAGGCCTTCACAGTGTTTTTCTGTGTAAGATGTTCACAAGGTCTTCAACTTCAAGGTCTGTTACACAGATCCCATGTTCTTACCCTGTTCAGCTTGATGAGGATGCACGGTTGGCCCTTGTCATAGCCGTAGGAGAGGTCTGTTATGCCGGAGCATTGATCCAGAGAGGAGCGCTTGAACCAGCACGAGCGTTTGGGGTTGTTCTTCACACTGTCGCTGTCCTCCTGGTAGAAGTACGTGTCAGGCGTGCACTCGATGTTATTCGCCTCTTGAGCCTGGTCTTTGTAGGCTAAAAAGTGATGGAATGGAAGAACTAGAATTAGCCACACTGGGAGCCATTACTGTGAAGATTTTACTCTAAAAAACCTTTAGCATCAGAAGCACGTAGACGCTCAGTCTCACGTATGACTTACGGGCTAGGAAGCGGTTTAATGCCTGGACGTGCAGGTCCCAGCTCTCTGTGTTCTCCTTGGTGTAGAAGATCTCCAGATCCTTACCTGTAGGCCTAATCATCACCCCTACAAACAGAGAGGCAGTTTACTCAATACAATATTTGCTAACAGCTACCAACTTCTGCATACATAAGCTAATAGATGACTGATGGCTACAAGTCtttgtaataaaaaagaaattgcACTTTGGTTCCAAAAATAGCATAGCAATGTCCCCCTTGCATAGATGTCCTAAACTCttggtaaaaaaaacattaaagcttCTCTACTGTGccactttatatttttaatttgtttgatGACCATAAGGTTGGCATAAAGCATCCAAATATATAAAATCTGACCTTCAATTTCATCTAAATGTGTTGCACCTCTGGAAAAAGCCATTTAAGATTACCTGGAGTGCTGAGCCGGTCCTGGTAGGTAGGTATGTTGTCGTCGAGGGTCAGAAGCATAACATATATGGTCAAACCGAAGAATCCAGCAAGGAAGATGTAGAAGGCCACGTAGAACAGAAAGATCAGACCTGTAGACACAGTCAGAAATCCTTACTTATTATGTGCATTATTTCAGCAGTTTGTAGCCCAATCTGTAGTTCAGGACCAACCAGGGCCGATAATTTAACAGTCACTTGGATTTccagatacatttacatttttgacattttttggcatttagcagtgacagtatgtgacagtatacaatctaagcaattgaaggttaagggccttgctcaagggcataacagtggcaacctggcagtgatgatgcttgaaccagtgacattttgattactagtccagtaccttaagcgctaggctacaactgccctgaatcTGTGACTCTggggggaatcgaacccacaacctttgaaAGGCCTTACATCTAAGTCTAGCAGTGCAATGCAATACCCATTGCGCCACACTGCCATTCAATAAACGATGGTAATCTGGAAGTATAACAGCCAAACCCTGGGCCTTTACTGCACCATTAATGTACTTTTACCATCAGAACAAAAATTCTTTCTATATTTCTTCTTAGCACAAATGCTAAAGGTGCAGACAGAAAGCCGGTTCTATTAGGACATCTGAGCCGTGGGTGGACACTCGATGAGTCTGACCCCAGGAGACTCTCCCTGtcttgggggtggggggtggggtatCGGATTCCTGCTCGCTCGCTGTCCCAGTGATTGAATGATCAGTGGCAGCAGGACTGCAGGAGGTCAGGTTAGGGGTTACAGTTACACACTTCTGCAGGGTTTGAGTGACTTCAGTTCTTTTTGTGAAGATCTTGGTATTTGATGTAGATGCTGCACTTCTGAAATAACCTTGAAAGTCCGTAAATAGGCAGATTTTTTTCACATAAGCTTGTTCCAATCgaagttctttctttcttttattcattttcattcaaatgttaccactgtaccacttcttttcacctgcacaaggcaggtTCATATGAAGATCTGTATTGTGCATGGACCGATCTCTATTATCccttatctctgtgcaggcgccatcgatcagccagcacagATCATAATTGCAGCATTTATAAGGAATCCATACGGTCCTCCCTTGGACTAGCAATCATGTCCATGTAGGCGCCTGGTcggccgatagcagagctgattaGAACTCGCGAGCTCAAGatatcagcactggtgggctaatATTTCCTCATGGACGCTCAGACGTGTCGCTGCAGGGTAACACACGCCCCTCTATCTCTTCTTTATCTCCATTCTCGGTCTGCTCTTGATCAGCGCCTGCTCTTATCGCTCTGATCAAACGCCTCAAAACGGAAGAACAAAGACCTGAGCCcagatttaatttaattcaagcgaaaaacaaacaaaaagtcgTCAGATCTGCTCATCAGAATTGATTGATTTAATCAGACATCAGTGGTAGGTATGAGCTCACAGCTGCTGCTTCTGATGGCTCTGGTCAGAGTACAAAGAGAAGAAGGAACAGACTGTCCTCTCTGATCTCTGGTGGTCACTGCGACGTGAAATCCTTCTGAGCTTCTGATCGAAACCCATTGTTACGTTCAGCAGCAGGGGCATGTAGTAACATGCTACATCTACTCAGTTTACATTCCTTACAAGTACATTTTTACTGTGTCCACTatgctacactatatggacaaaagtatttggacacctgaccatgaggttTTTGGatatttcatttaaatgaatagTATTAAAATCAAGTGGCCCCTATGTGATCCTCTGTGTGAAGCATTtgtatgttggtcaagaaatcaGTTGATGTTtaggttcattccagagctgtcagagctctgtgcaggacacaggAGGTTCTTTCAACCAAgcctttcttcatgtctttatagagcttgctcatgctggaacagaaaaaggccttccctaaactattgctgcaaatTTGAAAGCatagaatttcctttatataattgattacaCCTGGTAATGGCTGAAAGACATAAATTCCAAAATTAAAAtgagtgtccaaatacttttgtccatatagggtACGTGCAAAGAACCTTCACCCTTCCTCGCTTCATTAgtaccacatacacacactttaaagtGTGAACCAACAACTGGAGTGTGTGTATAGTCTTTAACAGCTCTCAGGAGTTCTACCAATCACTTCAAAGCCTCTGTTGTGATGTGCTGCGTCCCCGAAGGACCCATCACTCAGCACTGACATTTCCCAATTCCTCCAAAcctgatcaatgcatttaaCGAGCTGGGCTAATGACGACTCACCAATTCGTTTCTGACTCCTGACTAGCATGGAAACTAAGACACATTGGTAGCTCAGGTTTCAAAGATAATATCTATATTAGACTGCCAAACACACTTTTGTAACATCAACAAGGCACTTAGCCATCAACTGCTCAATTATTTATCTTGTAAGCCATTTGGAAAAAGGACCCACAGCTAAACGTATAAAAGGAAATGATACACCTTCCAaactaaatatacaaataatccTAGGACCTTCTTATGACCAAGCTGGCAACGAGAGATTGCTGACAGGTTGTAATTaaccataaataaacagattaacTGTGGGTAATTATAAACTTTGGGATCTAATTTTGGGTTTGCCGGCTGTGTACATGCAACCTAACCTTCCTAAATTACTGTATCTAAGACTGACACCAAGTCATACTAAAGGTGTTCATTGGGGCATTAGCATCAAATATCTTTTATATATTTGATATTATACACCTGAACTGAATAATCAGGAAGGGGGTTATTCGTTTTGTATTTTTGATGGTAACAGATTTTGGTTAAAATTAAACTTCTATTAATGCTAGAACCCTTATGGTGGAACCCGGAACATCTTTCGATTGTGGCAAATTTGGGTGTAACAATGAACATATTATGATGGTAACAGAATTTGGTGTAACGGTTTTGATGATTACAGATTTGAAACATGTGTTGATGAAACCAGTGTAGATGTAACAGTTGCAGATTTAGATGTAACACAATGCATTTTGATGGTGTTAGATTTCATTGTAACACTAAACATGCTTAATGGTAACAGACTTGAATGGAACTCAAAACCCAGTTTGATGACAACAGATTCTGGTGTAACACTGAACGTGTTTTGATGAGAACAGTACATATACAACAGTATATATAACCTGCTTTCATTCACATGTAATATTCACATTTAACACCAGACCTTTGGTTATAGTAACAGATTTTGGTGTAACACTGTTTTTAATGGTAACAGATGTCGGTGTAACACAGAACTCTTTACTGTAATAGCTGCTTAGCATCTACTGTACTTAAGATGTGTGTTTCAAACCAGTCTGCAGTAATCTGGATCTAAACCATGACTCTTTAGCCCTCAGTCTGATGGATGCGTTGGGTTTGATTTATTTCTTCACTTGGGTGGTGGTCTGCGCTCTGACTTCTCGACGGCCTTGTGAAAAAGGTGCCACTAAAGGAAACCCTGAAATATCTTGGAAAGGGTGAAGGAAGGGCCACAGAGAGACATGGTTTCTGCGGACCAATTCGATTCTCGTTTTCGGTCACTGTCTGGGAGgggttttgtacattcttatggTTTTTCTACAGGTAATCTACGGTTattcatctcaaaatacacacaGGTTAAACTGGCTGTTCTGAATTATTTTTAGGTGGGATTATTGGCTGTTTGATGCCCTGCAGTGGTGTGGCagtctgtccagggtgttttcctgCCTAGCACCCAGGGTAAAGCAGCCagtaagaatgaatgaatggataaatgaatgaataaacgaattaattaatgaattactgCTGTCATGCCTGTCATTGACAGTGCTGAGACATTAATATTACAATGATCAGTAAAAAGCAGAGGAGGAATTACCGTTCATGCAGAATGAAATCATCAGAATGATCAAAACAAAAGTGAAATGTAAAATTTGGACCATAATAAAGTATAATTCAGGATAAATCAGAATATTGTTGTAGATGATGTATTTCTTACCCCAACTGCTGGCGGTCCTGCCGAACAACTCACGGGTCCTGGGGTTCCAGATGAATTCTTTCCATCCGCCCTTCTCGTTTTTGGccattttctttagtatttgatgacagacagatggactgaAGGAATTAAGGCCTGATCAGGATTACCACCGCGATACTGGCTCGATTCTGAACAGGGCAAAATAAAgggttaaataataaataatctcgGCTATAAGATTACAAGATTACAGTCTGGTGCTGAATGAAATTGGATCTGCggatacactgatcagatcCCCGCACCGAACAGtttgttgttataataataaggaAAATAAAAGGATGGATGAGGAGGGAGATTATGCGGCCGGTGTGGTGTTCGATGCCGGCTGTATGGTCGCACTGCGCATGCGTCAGCCGGCGTTCCGCAGAGCGGTGCAGTGCAGAAAAAAGTGCCTACACTgcggtaaaaaaaaagtaaaccgCGTCTCAATGGCTCTCGGCTCTTCTTCCCAGCCCTGATCACCCCTCCTCTCAGAGCAGAAACATAAGATCAGCCCCCAGCTGCAAAGCTACAAAGCGGATTTACCTATCTGACCAATCACGGAGCCGTGCGCCAATCTGCTAACTGCCGTTAATCAGTGGGGTGGATGGGTGTGTTCCAAATGTAAGTGTACTCACTGACTTCATAGTGGCAGGTCGTCTGTTTTAACCTCAAAGGACCCTCTTTTAGTCTAGCTATATGTAGTGATATGGAAAAAGGCTTGTTAATGGTGAGGGAGGTGATCCCTCATGGTTGTGGTACCTTCTGGTTATCCTTTTTGGAAGGCTACACAGTTGACTTCTGGTTCTGAATTATTTTGTTCCTATCATATTATACCAAGTTCTTGTTCTTTAATTTTCccccaaggtggttctgatATTTACCTGAAGGCTTGAGGCTATACCGTGCCTCCAATTCCTTGACCATAATGACCATAATAACCTTGAACGCCAATGGCAATCCAAACCTTCCTGTCTAACGTCAATGCCTGACctgacaaatgctcttttgactaaatgggcacatatTTTTGCATACACACTCCAGAATCTCGAGGAAACCTCTCCCAGAAGTGTGGAGGCCATTATAGCTATAAAAAGGGTAGGCATCTTTGTCGTAATGTCAATGGTTTTGTAATGCAATttctaacaagctcatgttcagatgaCCATAAAGGAACCCATAAAGGAACCCATAAAGGTAATACAAAGTAACATGGAGTATAGCAGGTTCTTATTGCCACCTGTTGACTACAGTATATCATGACAGATTACAGGGGACCagggtgaaggcagagctggattatTTGGATATCTGGGCTAATTTGGTTGCCTATTTTGACTGTTTCCCCATCTCAATCAGATGTACCAATCTAAATTCTAATATGTCTAGGCATTGCTGATGGTCTACTGTAACAGTGGCTCCACCTGCTGCTCTACAGCAGATTTGCATCAGACGTCAGATTTCAAAATCAGTTATTAATGGTTTAAAATTTAAGGGAAAAACTGTCTGAAATCATTtctcaaaaacaataataaaaaagtactAATTTTTCTACAACATTTAAGTGTATAGTTAAGAGTATAGTGATTAAATGTATACTGATTAAATGTGTAGTGATTAAATGTAT
The DNA window shown above is from Trichomycterus rosablanca isolate fTriRos1 chromosome 26, fTriRos1.hap1, whole genome shotgun sequence and carries:
- the atp1b2b gene encoding sodium/potassium-transporting ATPase subunit beta-2b encodes the protein MAKNEKGGWKEFIWNPRTRELFGRTASSWGLIFLFYVAFYIFLAGFFGLTIYVMLLTLDDNIPTYQDRLSTPGVMIRPTGKDLEIFYTKENTESWDLHVQALNRFLAPYKDQAQEANNIECTPDTYFYQEDSDSVKNNPKRSCWFKRSSLDQCSGITDLSYGYDKGQPCILIKLNRVIGMLPGKDGQAPTVSCGAKTDDSDKLGEVAYFPRNGTFNLMYYPYYGKKAQVNYTQPLVAVKFMNISMNAEVNVECKISNFAAINERDKFAGRISFKLKINGKN